The Penaeus chinensis breed Huanghai No. 1 chromosome 12, ASM1920278v2, whole genome shotgun sequence DNA segment AGTGTCAAATGTCCCCACAGACCCCCTTCTTTATGAgctaaagccccccccccccctacttgccCCCTGCATTTGACTATGTATGGAATAATTCGCAGTATATTATTCCTATTTTACCTTACAATTtcctatatactgtgtatatatatataaatatatataaatatatatacttatatacactttacatatacatatatacatacacatatatgtatatttgtatatatatatatatatatttatatgtatagagatacttatatgcatatatacatacatatatctacatatatctacatacatatatccatatatatatacatatacacatatacatatacatatatacatatatacatttatacatatacacatatacatatatacatatacatatacatatatatatatacatatatatatacatatatacatatacatatacatatacacatatatttacatatatatatatatatacatatacatatatatacatatacatatatatatatatatatacatataaacatatatatacatatatatacacacttatataaaaaatacacacacacacacacacacacacacacacagacacacacacacacacacacaaaaatacacacacacacacaaaaatacacacacaaatacacacacacacacacacatacacacacacatacacacacacatacacacacacatacacacacacatacacacacatacacacacatacacacacatacacacacacatacacacacacatacacacacatacacacacacatacacacacacatacacacacacatacacacacacacacacacacacacacacacacacacacacacacacacacacacacacacacacacacacacacacacacacacacacacacacacacacacacacacacacacacacacacacacacacatacatactcacactcacactcacactcacactcacactcacactcacactcacactcactcactcactcactcactcactcactcactcactcactcactcactcactcactcacacacacacacacacacacacacacacacacacacacacacacacacacacacacacacacacacattcacacacacacattcacacacacacattcacacacacacacacacacacacacacattcacacacacacacacacacacacacacacacacacacacacacacacacacacacacacacacacacacacacacacattcacacacacacacacacacacacacattcacacacacacattcacacacacacattcacacacacacattcacacacacacacacattcacacacacacacacacattcacacacacacacacacattcacacacacacacacatccacacacacacacattcacacacacacacacacacattcacacacacacacacacattcacacacacacacacacacacacacacattcacacacacacacacacacacacattcacacacatacacattcacacacacacacattcacacacacacacacacacacacacacacacacacattcacacacgcgcacgcacgcacgcacgcacgcacgcacgcatgcaatcacgcacgcacgcacacacgcacgcacgcacatacacatacacatacacatacacatacacatacacatacacatacacatacacatacacacacacatacacatacacacacacatacacatacacacacacacacacacacacacacacacacacacacacacacacacacacacacacacacacacacacacacagacacacacagacacacagacacacagacacgcacacatacatgtatgtatgtgtgtatgtatgtatttatgtatatgtatatatagttccaGAGAGCAACCTATTCTTTTGCCTCATCTTTTATTTGCCTGTCGGGCCTACATAATGGCTACAATAAGCTTGGGAAATTTGACATTGtcaaaaagaaggataagaacaACACTCACTGATATATGAAATACTTTGTACTCTTACCAAAATGAATTCTATCACTTCAGAGAAAAAATCTTTTTTAAACTTCTGTCTTTGAAGTTAATTTCCTGGGAGCCAAATTGTGTAAATACACTTACATGTATGACATCAAAGATCAAGATTCTCGATGCATTAAGAAAGGATGATGAATAGCTTTTAGCCAAGTTCTTTTTCTACTTAGTTAGTCAAGcagcataaaaataacaaattccCTATAACTTCCGCAGTTACTAAGTATGATATTCTATATTGGTGAAGCAGTGTTTGATGGAATGACCTAAAATTTCCAGAGTGGAAGGCCTGGTGCACTTGATACAGAAAGTCCCCACAACAACAGCCAAACAAGGGACTCGACTACGCAGGGTGTAGTGAGAAGACACCCGAGAGGTGGAGGagctggtgggggtgggggtggcgatGCTGGTGCTCGAGGGGACTCGGAGGGTAGGGAGAGCCATGTCGCCGCTAGTACAAGAGGAAATGTACAGGTGAgccattctttgtttttattttgattgatAAGAACATGCCaactccctgtatatatatatctgtgtgtgtgtgtgtgtgtgtgtgtgtgtgtgtgtgtgtgtgtgtgtgtgtttgtgtgtgtgtgtgtgtgtgtgtgtgtgtgtgtgtgtgtgtgtgtgtgtgtgtgtgtgtgtgtgtgtgtgtgtgtgtgtgtgtgtgtgtgtgtgtgtgtgtgtgtgtgtgtgtgtgtgtgtgtgtgtgtgtgtgtgtgtgtgtgtgtgtgaatgtgtgaatgtgtgaatgtgtgaatgtgtgaatgtgtgaatatgtgaatgtgtgtgtgaatgtgtgtgtgaatgtgtgagtgtgtgaagtaAGGATACAGTGAAAAAGTGTTCTAATTAGTACAGAACTGGTTATTGGTCTTACATTTTTAGCTGCATATGTAAAtgatatttaattatacataagGTTTTTACAAGTGAGCTTATAATCACTATGGTTCTTgataatcattatgttttttgtgtgggcTTCTGTGTTtattatgtaggtgtgtatgtctgtacttCAGCACAAGTGGATGTACTTTTTAGAGAAGTAATAGTTgacaagatttcttttttttatataccattCCTGACATGAAGGATGCAAGACGGATGATGCAACCccagggggagtgggaagaggtagaagaggaggaagaagaattgaAGTATGGAGCACAGCATGTCATCAAGTTGTTCATCCCAGTGTCCTTGTGTATGCTGGTAGTTGTGGCCACAGTATCTTCAGTCAGATTTTACACCCAGAAGGGAATATATCTGTGAGTATTGTGTGTAATACATGAGCAGTGGATGTTTTTAATTGATGTTGGAGGGTCTGTCCACTTTTgtgcgctgtttttttttttattgtgtttactgAAATTTCTGAGAGAGTTTTTAGTGTGGGAGTAATGAGTTGATTTAATAAAAAGATAAGGAAGtttaattgtaattatcagcATTCAAGTTTTATATCTGAGAAAAAATTTGTGCGTGGACTATTTGGACAAGCAATTTAccaatttttttcccttatttcagACTCTACACCCCATTCCATGAAACGTCACCCAGTTTTGGAGATCGGTTCTTTGATGCCGTGAGAAATTCACTGATTCTCTTAGGTGTTGTTGTGGTCTTAACAGTCCTACTCATCATTTTATACAAGAAAAGATGCTACAAGGTGAGATCATTGGTTTAGAAGATGCATTGTGTGTTCTTATCTAaggattttatttgattatttatttattatcttcttgCTTAATTCATATTTGATTCATGAAGAAAAAAGTATTGACCCAAGTGCTTCTTTTGGGAGAGATTGTACCTTAGATTAGCTAAGAAAAGGGAGTGGGGATGAAATTTAGGATTCATAAACAAAGCTTCAAGTTTCTGAATAAGATCAGGAGTTAGTGTTCATATAGCCCCTTGACTAAAGAAAAGattgtgtgttttgatatatagtattttttcagATTATCCATGGTTGGCTCCTCATGTCCTCTCTGTTGctgctcttcttcttcaccatcatgtATATGCAGTAAGTTTCTCTCTCTGGTTTCAGAAAGTATAAGTACTTGTTTAGAAGTTTTCTGTCTATAGTGATGTCAGAGAGAACCTGTTTGATACTGAGACTTGTTATTGATTGCTTCATCAATTGCTTTTGTAGAGAGCTCCTGCGAGGTTACAACATTGGACTGGACTGGATCACAGTGTCAATATGCGTGTGGAACTTCGGTGTGATGGGCATGGTGAGCATCCATTGGTatggccctctccctcttcagcaAGCCTACCTCATCTTCATTGCCTCTCTCATGTCGCTCATGTTCATCAAGTACTTGCCCGAGTACACCTTGTGGATGGTACTGGCTGTAATATCCCTGTGGGGTGAGTGAGAATTGCTATCAAGTTGATGAGTGAAATATTTCCACATAAGATGCTCTTCCTCTGTGTAAAGTGTAGATAATAGAGTGGGTCTTGCTCATCCATGTTGAGGAAATAAATCTAGTTCAAGAAGGTcttagaaaaataaatggaaaaagaggGACTCGTATTCAGCTGTTCTGCAGCAGTACTTACTTTTCTACCAAGATTATTTGATTTATAAAGAAACCTGTACGAGTAGATGAGTTGTTTATCGTGGAATATAATCCTTCAGCTTATTTCTCTGGACATAATTTgcttaccttttccttttcaattacATTATCTTCCTTATACTTTCATCCCACTAGATTTGGTTGCTGTTCTCTGTCCAAAAGGCCCCTTGAGGATTTTAGTTGAGACTGCGCAGGAGAGAAATGAACCTATTTTCCCAGCTCTCATTTATTCCTGTAAGTATAGATGGATTACTGTGATTGTAATTACTGTTGTGTTTGTTAATTCATTTGCAATGCTACTGTTGTTATCaccacagtcatcattatcatcatcatcatcatcatcatcatgcaccatcattagtcatcatcatatgtatacttaagatttgtttatttatataatttcagcTTTCTGACTTATCAAATGAGTAGATGAGTTTATTGCTAAATGTTCATTACTACTGGTAGATACAAAGGAACCAAATTTTATCATGCTTTATGGTAGATAAGTtttacaatcccccccccccccccctcccttttcttttccagcAAACTTCATGTACAGCACCTTGGGTATGGCAAACCCAGACGACGACTCGAGACCGCAGGGGAGAGAGGCGGCTCAGGAAGGTACGGGCAATGGTGGATCGGCTGCATCAGGGACCGAGGGAACACAGAGACCCAGGGACAACCCCCAGAGGAGAAGAAATGCCGAAAACGGCCACGTGGTCACCGATGATGCCGGATTCACAGAGGACTGGAGAGGGCAATTAGACGAGAGAACGAGGCAGCGACGCGACCAGGTACTGTAGCTCTGGTTCAAAAAGTCCCTCACGTGTGTGCAAATTGAGTTGGCAGAATCTTCCGTGGTGGCGGGTTTTTAAGCCAGGGATCACGCGTTGACAAATGCATGGATGTACATGAGTACGTACCTACACTCCCAGACACACAttcagtcacacagacagacaaatgaataagcaaaaaGAAACACACTGGTTTGGTTTGGAAGAGGTTATGACgttattatttccttctctcttttttcatattttcgtttttctcttctttattttattcttatcctcctcctcctcctcctcctccacctcctagtttgtttttttacttgttaAGGCATATCAACTGCCTGTCTCTTTGCATTGGTTGAGATTCTAAGAAAATGGGTGAactctattttccattttcttttcaccAGCAAATCGCTTTTCAGGAGAGGTGCATCCCAGCTGCGTGGTGTGGGCCTatcatggtgattattattagctTCTTGATTCACAGCATGTTTTATCAAGTTGCTTCTTCTCCTGGGAACAGATGATGATTActtaaagaatatttttttttacttaattttcttcTGTGTTGCAATGTAATTATTGTTTGACTTTAGGAAAAAACACTAACCCGTTGATGCTGGATACTTGCACTGTCCAAAGtggttttattttacttatttatttattattttttttaacacataAATGGCTTCACACACATTTAAGTCACCAAAGAGTCTGTTGATAAGTTTACTTAATCTCACATATTTACCTTATTCCTAGATTTTTCTGGAgggataactattttttttttctctactactactatcaatgtcattaatgttattaatattattattataacatcattagCAAGGATAGTGTTAAACGACATTTCTTGCAGAAAGTTCAAGGAATGAGGTTGAATTGGAGCTATAAAACTTTAAAGAAAATTGATATAAGACAGCTAGAGTGGAAAGTATATGTAGACCCTACACGTGCATTCCCAGTGTTGGTGGGTTAAACACTTGTTTTAAATAACAAGAGAACTACAAAATTTGAGAAAAATCTGGTTTCCACATCAGATTGTATGTCACATGTTCAGACTGTAGAAAACACGCAATGTTATTTAATTACTGCGAGAATGGGAAAAACAAGGATCTTTTTGAAGAATTGTAAACTGTTAGTAACATCTAGCATAAAACAATGTACTTTGATATTGaagataacagaaaaacaaaaaaatatctatattacgACATATGTAATTAAGATTGTACATCGGATAACATTTCATTTCTTGGATGAGCATATCTTACAGAAATTTagctttttctgcttttcttgtgTACACGCATGTTTTTGCAaccacacagtatatacatatgttgtttgTAAGTTTCGGACACTCACATACAGAAATTAAGGAGCTACTCATGTTAGACGGTACTCTTTTTtgaacacatatttttttttattagcaaatGAAATTATATAGTTTATGTCAGCCTTCTGATTTTAGAAAGCACCAAATTTACACTCCAAAACCTTTGTGCTTGAAGATAGTTTTTGAAGCTGTCATACCCATCATTGTGACTTACACCTCGTACTTTTATACTTAATACTTATAAAAGGATTTTACCTGGAAACTTGAAttatttaatgatgatattgcagtTGCTGTATTACTATCTCAAAAGATCAGAGAAGCCTTATATCTTGCTGTATATAAGATTTATAAGAATAGTCAAATAAATGCAATGATTTAAAGCTTCCCTCATGAGATGTATTGCTTTCTAGGTCAACAACTATTCTCAGCAAAACCCTTCAAATGTTGATTACCCTCAAGCACATCCACGTGATCTTactgctgatgaagatgatgagagtAAGTAGTGTGAGACGTCATAAATTTTGGCTAAATCCTTGAGCCTGGAACCTGGTGATATGAATGGGGTGTAAGGATCACTcggaaaaacaacagaaatgaacAGTAATTTGCAAAGAATACTTGTAAATTAAGattttcacatttttctcttcAAATAACAATCTGGATGAGTATTAGACATCAGTAAGGGATAGACATTTACAAGACATTACATTATTTACTCACCTCTCAAAGTTAGTGATCATAAAGGCAGATGGCACTCATTGTGCTTGCAAATTAAAGTTATTACATAATGCGTTGTTTTGAAATTAGACATCAAAGAAATAGAGTTTGTGATTATCAGCAGCTTGATATAACTTTTAAATTTAATGTAATTGTTGGCCAAATTCTATTTATAATTTGTTGATAGATGGGGTAGAGATAATGTATCTGACATTcacacattttatttctttgtttaattgATGTATTTAAGAACTGTTTAAATTCTTAATTTCAACTGTTTATTTTTTGCTCAGGAGGTGTCAAGCTTGGCCTTGGAGACTTCATCTTTTACTCCGTGCTGGTGGGTAAGGCCTCGTCCTATGGTGACTGGAATACCACACTGGCCTGCTTCATTGCCATCTTGATTGTgagttttttatttacttttagtaTCTGTTTCCTCGGCAAAAGCTATTTATGATGGCAGTTCTAGGGTGGTCATATTTGATATAGAATAAAGAGATAATTGTATTGTCATAGTACTCAAATACTGCAATGAAAGTTTTCCCTAAGTTTTCGTGAACTTTTAGTTGGGGAGTATATAATTCAAATGCATGCTATTCTGATAactatttcttttttacttgtttcttacAGGGACTCTGTCTCACACTCATCATGTTAGCCATCTTCAAGAAAGCACTTCCTGCTCTCCCCATCTCGATTACCTTTGGATTAATCTTCTACTTCTCGACATCCTTGTTGGTTGTTCCATTCACAGAGAAACTAGCAAgtcaacaagtatatatatagtacaagcCAAAGAAATTAAGTGCAAAGCAGATTACTAGTTCATTTATCTTTACAATTCTTGTAGATACAGAGGGCATCTGGGGAAGGTGTGAGTGATTGGTTCAGGAACATGAATTTGAGTGGTAGGGAAAAAAAGGTTTCTGTAATTTAATTTACTTTAGCGTGAGTGGGATTAATAGTGGAAGGAAAACCCTCTTTATTGGATTTTTATTAATGTTCCCTTTGTATCAATATTCTTAACTTAAAGAAAATAGATTATTGTTTCTGGTGATAAGGAGGCAGTGGTAGTTTGGAGAAGAAGCTACTCCAAAAAGGTCTCAAAGGATAGGTATGTAATATAATTACTGCTATGTCAGTTTGTACAGAATTGATGAAACTAAAAGAGTCGTAGAAGCTGTAAAGATATTGTGAAGGTGtgaataaggaaaatagtaaCACATTCAAATGAACTTTAAATGACTGTATTCTTCAGGTTTTTGGAAGGTTTTGCTCTAGTTTCAAAATGTTATACTATCTTCATGCAGGTCAGTGCCTGGTATGTATGACATTTCTTTGATATATCCTTGTTTTACATTCCCAATACTTCTCTATTGAGATATGAAATACttatagattttctttttctgactTGGAATTGGAGGTACAGTCATTATGTGTACATTATGCAATAGGTAAACATAATTTTTCATAGACAACCTTGCTAGGGTAAGAAGATATAAAGGCAAATTTTGTGCACTGTGCTAAGTTTGGAATTGAAAATTACATTATGCATATGGTTCAGCAGATTTCCatgttctctctcatttttgaAATGAACTACAGAATTTGCTTAACCATCAGATTCTTAGAAAAGCTCTGTTTCATGCTTGCTGTACATCTGATAGCTTTTGGAAGAAGAGGGATACATACTGCCACAAGAAGTTAACAACATtgccaaaaaaacaataacagttatttattcattttacagCACATATTAAGCTTTAATTCTTCACATGTATAATTTTTCAAGCCTTTCGAAGGCTTTTCATCCTATTACTTGTGTACTAATTTTTAAGTGTGTAGATATTTTCGTGTCAGGTTGGATGGTTGCTGACTTTGTCGGTGCTCTCACCTTTGTCATCTTCATCAGTGATGCTTCGTTGCTTTGTCTGTTAAGGTCTTAACACATACCTGCTCTTAATACCACCTGCTTTTCAGGGATTGCCATTATCAGTTTTTACAAAGTGTACATAAAGTATCAAAAGTCTTTTGTGGAAATGTACAACAAGTTTAAAAATTCCTCCTTTAGAATGTATGTATGGCTCTATCCTGTATGGTTTCATAGACCTGCGAAAAGAGAATATTAGATAGTTAATGTAAGTTAGGAATGACATAATACATTTTGTTAATCAGAACAGCAACATAATATCCCAcacgatttttgtgtgtgttgggctgagCTATGATCAGTTAAAAAGGAGGTAAAaatttagagatttttttttagagTGTTTACATTCCAGAGGTTTTTCTTAGGAGTGAGAGTAATGGACAATTGTGTAACTGTCTtatgaataaagatgaataatatttttgtttacatttttcttatgCATagagattttttccttttttcttttttgacatttTACTGAAGACATTAAAATTGTGCAAATTTTATGACCAGTTTCAATTTTTAGAGGAATTtcatgatagataaataagaaagaaatagctaattgtaatatatttgtataatcagaatttggttttctttttctcgtttcctctctgttgtCATGTTTGTGGTAAAAGGTACATTTGCTATAGAAGCCAAAACTTGAGTCGCCATTATAAAGGTTTGGCCGTACTAATGTGGCAAGTATTTTTTCAGTTTAAAGCTTTTTGCACGTAAAGTTTAGGGCTATTATCCATACTCAAAGGACAGGcatttattattatgtgttattgtTGCTAACGtcagtggtgttattattattattattatttttgttgttattattgctatgactattattattataattttattatt contains these protein-coding regions:
- the LOC125031125 gene encoding presenilin-1-like; translated protein: MDGHVNIDRDEKSLSVEESGNKSGKKKRRSQNQDMSASQSPTHSLRPESESGRPGALDTESPHNNSQTRDSTTQGVVRRHPRGGGAGGGGGGDAGARGDSEGRESHVAASTRGNVQDARRMMQPQGEWEEVEEEEEELKYGAQHVIKLFIPVSLCMLVVVATVSSVRFYTQKGIYLLYTPFHETSPSFGDRFFDAVRNSLILLGVVVVLTVLLIILYKKRCYKIIHGWLLMSSLLLLFFFTIMYMQELLRGYNIGLDWITVSICVWNFGVMGMVSIHWYGPLPLQQAYLIFIASLMSLMFIKYLPEYTLWMVLAVISLWDLVAVLCPKGPLRILVETAQERNEPIFPALIYSSNFMYSTLGMANPDDDSRPQGREAAQEGTGNGGSAASGTEGTQRPRDNPQRRRNAENGHVVTDDAGFTEDWRGQLDERTRQRRDQVNNYSQQNPSNVDYPQAHPRDLTADEDDERGVKLGLGDFIFYSVLVGKASSYGDWNTTLACFIAILIGLCLTLIMLAIFKKALPALPISITFGLIFYFSTSLLVVPFTEKLASQQVYI